From one Staphylococcus kloosii genomic stretch:
- the rpmI gene encoding 50S ribosomal protein L35: MPKMKTHRGAAKRVKRTGSGQLKRSRAFTSHLFANKNTKQKRQLRKAKLVHKSDLKRVKQLLAYKK; encoded by the coding sequence ATGCCTAAAATGAAAACACACCGTGGAGCAGCTAAACGTGTTAAAAGAACTGGTTCAGGACAATTAAAACGTTCAAGAGCTTTCACATCTCACTTATTTGCAAACAAAAACACTAAACAAAAACGTCAATTACGTAAAGCTAAGTTAGTTCATAAATCTGACTTAAAACGCGTAAAACAATTATTAGCTTACAAAAAATAA
- the rplT gene encoding 50S ribosomal protein L20, which translates to MPRVKGGTVTRARRKKTIKLAKGYFGAKRTLYKVAKQQVMKSGQYAFRDRRQRKRDFRKLWITRINAAARQHDISYSRLMNGLKKAEIDINRKMLSEIAISDDKAFGELVTKAKDALK; encoded by the coding sequence ATGCCACGAGTAAAAGGTGGAACAGTAACAAGAGCTCGTCGTAAAAAGACGATTAAATTAGCAAAAGGTTACTTCGGTGCGAAACGTACTTTATATAAAGTAGCAAAACAACAAGTTATGAAATCAGGTCAATATGCTTTCCGTGACCGTCGTCAAAGAAAACGTGATTTCCGTAAATTATGGATTACACGTATTAATGCAGCTGCACGTCAACATGACATCAGCTACTCAAGATTAATGAACGGCTTGAAAAAAGCTGAAATTGACATTAACCGTAAAATGTTATCTGAAATTGCTATTTCAGACGACAAAGCTTTCGGTGAATTAGTAACTAAAGCAAAAGATGCTTTAAAATAA
- a CDS encoding NUDIX domain-containing protein, whose protein sequence is MSKFDERIIVVPRNILFDEENNQFNGFLANDSTKGQEIFDTLSQYEVKRRGDMEEDPNYKQLISYCLLENENNQLLVYERLSGGGEDRLHGQSSIGVGGHMNDIVGADTINEVLRTNAQRELEEEVGLAPEESQNLQYIGFINDDTNEVGEVHLGVVFKIKVNSNDVEVQETDTLKIKWVEQGSIDNYDDFETWSSLILEALQ, encoded by the coding sequence ATGTCTAAATTCGATGAACGCATTATAGTAGTGCCACGTAATATATTATTTGATGAAGAAAATAATCAATTTAACGGCTTTTTAGCTAACGATAGTACAAAAGGGCAAGAAATATTCGATACACTTAGTCAATACGAAGTTAAACGTAGAGGTGATATGGAAGAAGATCCTAACTACAAACAATTGATTTCATATTGTTTGTTAGAAAACGAAAATAATCAACTTTTAGTCTATGAAAGACTATCTGGCGGCGGTGAAGATCGTTTACATGGTCAATCATCTATCGGTGTAGGTGGTCATATGAACGATATCGTTGGTGCGGATACAATTAATGAAGTATTAAGAACTAATGCGCAACGTGAGTTAGAAGAAGAAGTTGGGCTAGCACCAGAGGAATCACAAAATTTACAATACATAGGCTTTATTAATGATGACACGAATGAAGTGGGCGAAGTACATCTAGGTGTCGTATTTAAAATCAAAGTGAATTCAAATGATGTAGAAGTACAAGAGACGGATACTTTAAAAATTAAATGGGTTGAACAAGGAAGTATCGATAATTACGATGACTTTGAAACATGGAGTTCTTTAATTTTAGAAGCTTTACAATAG
- the tig gene encoding trigger factor, with product MTATWEKKEGNEGVLSVTVPAEKLDKALDQAFKKVVKQINVPGFRKGKVPRQIFEQRFGVEALYQDAADILLPEAYGEAIDETGIKPVDQPEIDVQQIEKGKDFKFDATVVVEPEVQLGDYKGLEIEKQNAELTDEEVQESIDHQLGHLAEMVVKEDGAVEDGDTVNIDFDGYVDGEQFEGGQAEGYDLEIGSGMFIPGFEEQLIGAKTGEEKDVTVTFPEEYHAEELAGKEATFKTKVNEIKAKEVPELTDEIANELDSEANSVDEFKENTRKRLAEQKETDAENAQKEEAINKAANNATIDIPEAMVNTELDRMVQEFGQRMQQQGLNLETYFQISGQDESQLREQMKDDAQERVKTNLTLTAIADAENVEVSDEDIDKELEKMSGQFNISVEDIKQTLGNTDIVKNDVRIQKVIDLLVDEAKLVEPAKEDKEA from the coding sequence ATGACAGCAACTTGGGAAAAAAAGGAAGGTAACGAAGGAGTATTATCAGTTACAGTTCCAGCAGAAAAATTAGACAAAGCATTAGATCAAGCTTTCAAAAAAGTAGTTAAACAAATTAATGTACCTGGTTTCCGTAAAGGTAAAGTACCACGTCAAATCTTCGAACAACGTTTTGGTGTTGAAGCACTTTATCAAGATGCGGCTGACATTTTATTACCAGAAGCATATGGTGAAGCAATCGATGAAACTGGCATTAAACCAGTTGATCAACCTGAAATCGACGTTCAACAAATCGAAAAAGGTAAAGACTTCAAATTTGATGCTACAGTTGTAGTTGAACCAGAAGTTCAATTAGGAGACTATAAAGGTCTTGAAATTGAAAAACAAAATGCTGAATTAACTGATGAAGAAGTTCAAGAATCAATCGATCATCAATTAGGTCATTTAGCTGAAATGGTTGTCAAAGAAGACGGTGCAGTTGAAGATGGTGACACAGTAAATATCGACTTCGATGGTTATGTAGATGGAGAACAATTCGAAGGTGGCCAAGCTGAAGGTTATGACTTAGAAATTGGTTCAGGTATGTTTATCCCTGGATTCGAAGAACAATTAATCGGTGCTAAAACTGGAGAAGAAAAAGACGTAACAGTTACATTCCCAGAAGAGTACCATGCAGAAGAATTAGCTGGAAAAGAAGCTACATTCAAAACTAAAGTTAACGAAATTAAAGCTAAAGAAGTTCCAGAATTAACTGATGAAATTGCTAACGAATTAGATTCAGAAGCAAATTCAGTTGATGAGTTTAAAGAAAATACTCGTAAACGTTTAGCTGAACAAAAAGAAACTGATGCAGAGAATGCACAAAAAGAAGAAGCAATTAATAAAGCTGCTAACAATGCGACTATCGATATTCCAGAAGCAATGGTTAACACTGAATTAGACCGTATGGTTCAAGAATTTGGACAACGTATGCAACAACAAGGTTTAAATTTAGAAACTTACTTCCAAATTTCAGGTCAAGACGAATCTCAATTAAGAGAACAAATGAAAGACGATGCGCAAGAACGTGTTAAAACAAACTTAACATTAACTGCAATCGCTGACGCTGAAAACGTTGAAGTATCTGATGAAGATATCGATAAAGAGTTAGAAAAAATGAGTGGTCAATTTAATATCTCAGTAGAAGATATTAAACAAACATTAGGTAACACTGACATTGTTAAAAATGACGTGCGTATCCAAAAAGTTATTGACTTACTTGTTGACGAAGCAAAATTAGTAGAACCTGCTAAAGAAGACAAAGAAGCATAA